Proteins encoded by one window of Salvia splendens isolate huo1 chromosome 7, SspV2, whole genome shotgun sequence:
- the LOC121810771 gene encoding uncharacterized protein LOC121810771 has translation MEAENVLNLFDSMWFHLGILEKTPTPPLLQTQPSQPSNQNVSRQLSLLGRSKSDDLSSFTTKNSTSPAIKPHLQTILSDKEVSVSLEIPKSPVMKKAVIKQQHDMRRKKKLSKSMSQLEFEEVKGFIDMGFVFSEEAKDDRALVEIVPGLQKLGQRTECGVPETEEKRRRRRRRSEEVSRMRGRPYLSEAWEFYEEEEKRLMKWRVPLPLPLPLPAAATNEMDIKDSLKSWAHTVASAVR, from the coding sequence ATGGAAGCTGAAAATGTTCTAAACCTCTTCGATTCGATGTGGTTCCACCTCGGAATCCTCGAGAAAACCCCAACCCCACCATTACTTCAAACCCAACCGAGTCAACCATCAAATCAAAATGTTTCGCGCCAATTATCGTTGCTAGGAAGATCAAAGAGCGATGACCTATCAAGCTTCACGACAAAGAATTCCACCTCTCCCGCCATAAAACCCCACCTCCAAACCATACTCTCCGACAAAGAGGTTTCGGTTTCATTGGAAATTCCGAAAAGTCCAGTGATGAAGAAAGCCGTGATCAAACAGCAGCACGACatgagaaggaagaagaagctgAGCAAAAGCATGTCTCAGCTGGAGTTCGAAGAGGTGAAGGGCTTCATCGACATGGGCTTCGTGTTCTCGGAAGAAGCCAAGGATGACCGGGCCCTCGTTGAGATCGTCCCCGGCCTGCAAAAGTTAGGGCAGAGAACAGAATGCGGTGTTCCAGAAACTGAAGAgaaaaggaggaggaggaggaggaggagcgagGAAGTTTCTAGAATGAGAGGGAGGCCGTATCTATCAGAAGCGTGGGAGTTTTatgaagaggaagagaaaaggtTGATGAAATGGAgggttcctcttcctcttcctcttcctcttcctgcTGCTGCAACAAATGAGATGGACATCAAGGATAGTCTCAAATCCTGGGCCCACACAGTGGCTTCTGCTGTTAGATGA
- the LOC121811325 gene encoding WD repeat-containing protein 53-like encodes MTEPRRLRGHSAAATCCIASRARPGFIATAAEDGRVCFYDLRCKDMLFSMDVENGNPVSSLCFKPGNEEIIYVSVENEIKCFDLHMVCSWKQLEESYNYNKDEINQIACHPKSSFLAAADDAGDVKIVDVHQQCLYKTLRAGHQSICSSVQFLPWRSWEVITGGLDSKLALWDFSKGRPNKIMDFGSGGNAGQCYNPAFVHALVVPDLDFVDSVGKICVVARGDGVVNVINLEPEHAAQKSKNTSKPKMGTKSQLKEDSPTVDQNDRNLHLDYSKGGHVAAVSCVSFSTFGEKGKLIISGGNDKSVKVWDWMKSHDGGGQTSNGSSDIVCSSITLSRKVNWLCTTPSDSENLVVCDTSKLVKVYTIG; translated from the exons ATGACGGAGCCGAGGCGATTAAGAGGGCACAGCGCCGCCGCCACTTGTTGCATCGCTTCCCGAGCCCGACCAGGCTTCATTGCCACAGCCGCCGAG GATGGTCGCGTTTGCTTTTATGATTTGCGGTGCAAAGATATGCTGTTCTCTATGGATGTGGAGAATGGGAACCCTGTTTCATCTTTATGCTTTAAGCCAG GGAATGAAGAGATCATCTATGTTTCTGTAGAAAATGAAATCAAGTGCTTTGATTTACATATGGTATG TTCGTGGAAGCAACTAGAAGAAAGCTACAATTATAATAAGGATGAGATAAATCAG ATTGCTTGTCACCCAAAATCGTCCTTTCTAGCTGCTGCAGATGATGCGGGAGATGTAAAG ATTGTTGATGTTCACCAACAATGTCTATACAAAACATTGAGAGCAGGTCACCAGAGT ATCTGCAGCAGTGTCCAGTTCCTTCCTTGGAGATCTTGGGAAG TTATCACtggtggtctagattcaaaacTTGCGCTTTGGGACTTCTCCAAAGGGCGTCCAAACAAAATTATGGACTTTG GCAGCGGAGGCAATGCCGGGCAGTGCTATAACCCAGCTTTTGTGCATGCTCTAGTAGTTCCTGACCTTGATTTTGTAGATAGCGTTGGCAAGATCTGTGTTGTGGCTAGGGGCGATGGTGTTGTCAATGTAATTAATCTTGAGCCTGAACATGCTGctcaaaaatccaaaaatacaTCAAAGCCAAAGATGGGTACTAAATCACAACTGAAAGAGGATTCCCCAACCGTAGATCAAAACGACAGAAACCTACATTTGGACTACTCGAAGGGAGGACATGTGGCTGCAGTATCCTGTGT GAGCTTTTCTACGTTTGGAGAGAAAGGGAAGTTGATCATTTCTGGTGGAAACGATAAGTCAGTAAAAGTCTGGGATTGGATGAAATCGCATGATGGTGGTGGACAAACTAGCAACGGCAGCAGTGATATTGTATGTTCCAGCATTACTCTGAGTAGAAAG GTGAATTGGCTCTGCACAACTCCCTCGGATTCGGAAAATCTAGTTGTCTGTGATACATCTAAACTAGTAAAGGTTTATACAATTGGCTAA
- the LOC121810772 gene encoding uncharacterized protein LOC121810772 — MRFGYKGKLSPRYIGPYDIVERVGPLAYRLALLPELEQIHNVFHVSMLRRYQSDPSHVMKGLDIQISENLSYIEEPDNIVDRQVNYWEVSFSRQSVTYLEFTRSMASSTVCQRRFAH, encoded by the exons ATGCGATTCGGATATAAAGGTAAGCTGAGTCCTCGTTATATTGGGCCGTATGATATTGTCGAAAGAGTTGGACCGTTGGCGTATAGGTTAGCATTACTTCCAGAGTTAGAGCAGATTCATAATGTTTTCCACGTCAGCATGCTTCGACGTTATCAATCTGACCCGTCACATGTTATGAAAGGTCTTGATATACAGATTTCTGAGAATCTGAGCTACATAGAGGAACCAGATAATATTGTAGACCGACAG GTGAATTATTGGGAAGTCTCCTTCAGCAGACAATCAGTCACCTACTTAGAGTTTACAAGATCTATGGCTTCTTCGACTGTCTGCCAAAGGAGATTTGCTCACTAA